In the genome of Pigmentiphaga litoralis, one region contains:
- the coaBC gene encoding bifunctional phosphopantothenoylcysteine decarboxylase/phosphopantothenate--cysteine ligase CoaBC yields MADLTGKRIVVGMTGGVAAYKTAELVRRMMDEGATVDVVMTEAATKFITPVTMQALSGRPVFVDPWDPRVPNNMAHIDLSRGADAILVVPASTNFMARVAHGFADDLLATLCVARACPLLMVPAMNREMWGNPATQRNAAQLRADGIVLLGPVDGDQACGEVGSGRMMEPHDVLQELIAFFQPKPLQGVRVLITAGPTAEPIDPVRVLTNVSSGKMGYAIARAAREAGADVTLVSGPTALATPRGVLRIDAHSARDMMSAVMGETPRADVFIAVAAVADWRVAEASAQKIKKTAGEPPTLSFVQNPDILATVAALPGGPYCVGFAAETEHLDQHATEKRQRKGIPLLVGNLAQDALGADDTTLILYDDQGRHPLPRQSKLAAARELIAQVARRLPAGRVPTLAARPAPGSPSAVPSAPPSPLSLP; encoded by the coding sequence ATGGCAGACCTGACCGGCAAACGCATCGTTGTAGGAATGACCGGCGGCGTGGCGGCCTACAAGACGGCCGAGCTGGTCCGCCGCATGATGGACGAGGGCGCGACGGTCGACGTTGTCATGACCGAAGCCGCCACGAAGTTCATCACGCCCGTCACGATGCAGGCGCTGTCCGGCCGGCCGGTGTTCGTGGATCCTTGGGATCCGCGCGTGCCGAACAATATGGCGCATATCGACCTGAGCCGCGGCGCCGACGCCATTCTGGTCGTGCCAGCCAGCACCAACTTCATGGCTCGCGTGGCGCATGGGTTCGCCGATGATCTGCTGGCCACCCTGTGCGTGGCGCGTGCCTGTCCCTTGCTGATGGTGCCGGCCATGAACCGCGAGATGTGGGGCAACCCGGCCACGCAGCGCAACGCGGCGCAACTGCGGGCCGATGGCATCGTGCTGCTGGGTCCGGTCGATGGCGACCAGGCCTGCGGTGAAGTCGGCTCGGGCCGGATGATGGAACCGCATGACGTCCTGCAGGAACTGATCGCGTTCTTCCAGCCCAAGCCCTTGCAGGGCGTGCGGGTGCTGATCACCGCGGGGCCGACCGCCGAACCGATCGACCCCGTGCGGGTGCTGACCAATGTGTCGTCGGGCAAGATGGGCTATGCGATTGCCCGTGCAGCCCGCGAAGCTGGCGCCGACGTGACCCTGGTATCGGGTCCGACTGCGCTGGCCACTCCCCGCGGCGTGCTGCGCATCGATGCGCACAGCGCGCGCGACATGATGTCGGCCGTGATGGGGGAAACGCCGCGTGCCGACGTGTTCATTGCCGTGGCCGCCGTGGCCGACTGGCGCGTGGCCGAGGCCAGCGCGCAGAAGATCAAGAAAACCGCCGGCGAGCCGCCCACGCTCAGTTTTGTGCAGAACCCCGACATCCTGGCCACGGTCGCCGCCCTGCCCGGCGGTCCGTATTGCGTCGGCTTTGCGGCCGAAACCGAACACCTGGACCAGCATGCGACCGAGAAGCGCCAGCGCAAGGGAATACCGCTGCTGGTCGGCAACCTTGCGCAGGACGCTTTGGGCGCCGACGATACGACTTTGATACTCTATGACGACCAGGGCCGCCATCCGCTGCCCCGGCAGTCCAAGCTGGCCGCGGCGCGGGAACTGATCGCGCAGGTGGCCCGGCGGCTGCCCGCGGGGCGCGTGCCAACGCTGGCTGCGCGTCCGGCTCCCGGGTCGCCGTCGGCCGTGCCTTCTGCCCCGCCCTCGCCCCTTTCCCTGCCCTAA
- the lspA gene encoding signal peptidase II: MATVKAVKAAPAKSARSGSAAGARKAGAPARNNPTIWLLIAGLIIVIDQLTKTLINRSFTYGERLAVVPMFDLTLLYNKGAAFSFLAGAAGWQRWFFTVLGLVVACVIVFMLVRHGHQKMFAWALALILGGALGNVIDRMIHGHVIDFFLVYWNQSFFPAFNVADAAITVGAVLLVLDELLRVRKAR; this comes from the coding sequence ATGGCGACTGTCAAGGCGGTAAAGGCGGCGCCGGCCAAGTCGGCCAGATCCGGCAGCGCGGCGGGCGCGCGCAAGGCCGGCGCGCCGGCTCGCAACAACCCGACCATCTGGCTGCTGATCGCGGGCCTGATCATCGTGATCGACCAGCTGACCAAGACCTTGATCAACCGGTCCTTTACGTACGGTGAACGCCTGGCGGTCGTGCCCATGTTCGACCTGACCCTGCTGTACAACAAGGGGGCGGCGTTCAGCTTCCTGGCGGGCGCGGCGGGCTGGCAGCGGTGGTTCTTCACGGTGCTCGGCCTGGTGGTCGCCTGCGTGATCGTCTTCATGCTGGTGCGGCACGGCCACCAGAAGATGTTTGCGTGGGCGCTGGCCCTGATTCTGGGTGGCGCGCTTGGCAACGTGATCGACCGCATGATCCACGGGCACGTGATCGACTTCTTCCTGGTGTACTGGAATCAGAGTTTCTTCCCGGCTTTCAACGTGGCCGATGCGGCCATTACCGTGGGCGCCGTGCTGCTGGTGCTCGACGAGCTGTTGCGCGTGCGCAAGGCGCGCTAA
- the ileS gene encoding isoleucine--tRNA ligase, with amino-acid sequence MDYKKSLNLPDTPFPMRGDLAKREPQWVKAWEEKRVYQAIRAACAGRPRFVLHDGPPYANGDIHIGHAVNKILKDIIVKSRTLAGFDAPYVPGWDCHGMPIEIQIEKQFGKGLPVAEVQAKARAYATEQVARQKEDFKRLGVLGDWDNPYLTMNYRNEADELRALGTILEKGFVFRGLKPVNWCFDCGSALAEAEVEYADKVDPAVDVAFPFADKAGLAKAFGLAGADDIDDGAIVIWTTTPWTLPSNQALNLHPEFSYALVRTRLAGPYGTMLILAEERVESCLKAWDIEGDVVATCKGAALDHMTFHHPLAKAAKGYERVSTVYLADYVTLDTGTGIVHAAPAYGVDDFIICKANGIKDSDIISPVLADGVYAASLPLFGGQKIWDANPRIVEALEAAGTLMKVEKYKHSYMHCWRHKTPIIFRATSQWFAGMDVQPHETNVDDAAAVRNAAVADAPDAPSALSTRGTLRERALAGIEHTQFFPAWGKARLHAMIANRPDWTLSRQRQWGVPMAFFVHKETGALHPRTPELIEAVAKLIDASGIEAWQSLDIRDLLGDEADSYEKNRDTLDVWFDSGTTHQTVLRGSHADQLAFPADLYLEGSDQHRGWFHSSLLTSCMLNGTPPYKALLTHGFVVDGQGRKMSKSIGNTVVPQKVSGSLGAEILRLWVATTDYSGELSISDEILKRVVESYRRIRNTLRFLLANVSDFDVTTQAVANADLFEIDRYALALTASMQKEVDALYGRYEFHPATARLLAFCSEDLGSFYLDILKDRLYTTGVDSTARRSAQTALWHITQTLLKLMAPILSFTAEEAWALVKPEAVTIFTETYHVVPAQADSDALTAKWQRIRQLRADVTRKLEEVRTAGGIGSSLQAEIDLYANPDDHAILSSLGDDLRFVLIVSRATVHADTDGNANSDLRVDVTPSSATKCERCWHWRDDVGSDPQLPEICGRCVSNLEGPGEPRVAA; translated from the coding sequence ATGGACTACAAGAAAAGCCTCAACCTTCCCGATACCCCCTTCCCGATGCGCGGCGACCTTGCCAAACGCGAGCCGCAATGGGTCAAGGCCTGGGAAGAAAAACGTGTGTATCAGGCGATCCGCGCAGCCTGCGCCGGGCGCCCCCGTTTCGTGCTGCATGACGGCCCGCCGTATGCCAACGGCGACATCCACATCGGTCATGCCGTCAACAAGATCCTGAAAGACATCATCGTCAAGAGCCGCACGCTGGCGGGCTTTGATGCGCCTTACGTGCCGGGCTGGGATTGCCATGGCATGCCGATCGAAATCCAGATCGAAAAGCAGTTCGGCAAGGGCCTGCCCGTGGCCGAGGTGCAGGCCAAGGCCCGTGCCTACGCCACCGAGCAGGTCGCCCGCCAGAAGGAAGACTTCAAGCGCCTGGGTGTGCTGGGCGATTGGGACAACCCCTATCTGACCATGAACTACCGGAACGAGGCCGACGAGCTGCGCGCCCTGGGCACGATCCTGGAAAAAGGGTTCGTGTTCCGCGGGCTCAAGCCCGTGAACTGGTGTTTCGATTGCGGCTCGGCCCTGGCGGAAGCCGAAGTCGAATACGCGGACAAGGTCGATCCGGCCGTGGACGTGGCCTTCCCGTTCGCCGACAAGGCCGGGCTGGCCAAGGCCTTTGGCCTGGCCGGCGCCGATGACATCGACGATGGCGCCATCGTCATCTGGACGACGACGCCCTGGACCCTGCCGTCCAACCAGGCCCTGAACCTGCATCCGGAATTCAGCTACGCGCTGGTCCGGACCCGCCTGGCCGGCCCCTACGGCACGATGCTGATCCTGGCCGAAGAACGCGTCGAATCCTGCCTGAAGGCGTGGGACATCGAAGGCGACGTGGTCGCGACCTGCAAGGGCGCCGCGCTGGACCACATGACCTTCCACCATCCGCTGGCCAAGGCGGCCAAGGGCTACGAGCGCGTGTCGACCGTCTACCTGGCCGACTACGTCACGCTGGATACCGGCACGGGCATCGTGCATGCCGCGCCCGCCTATGGCGTGGACGACTTCATCATCTGCAAGGCCAACGGCATCAAGGACAGCGACATCATCAGTCCGGTCCTGGCCGACGGTGTGTATGCGGCCTCGTTGCCGCTGTTCGGCGGCCAGAAGATCTGGGACGCCAATCCGCGCATCGTCGAAGCCCTTGAGGCGGCCGGCACGCTGATGAAGGTTGAAAAGTACAAGCACAGCTACATGCACTGCTGGCGCCACAAGACGCCGATCATCTTCCGCGCGACCAGCCAGTGGTTCGCCGGGATGGACGTGCAGCCGCACGAAACGAACGTTGACGACGCTGCGGCCGTCCGGAACGCGGCCGTTGCCGATGCGCCCGACGCACCCTCGGCGCTGTCCACACGCGGCACGCTGCGTGAACGCGCGCTGGCTGGCATCGAGCACACCCAGTTCTTCCCGGCCTGGGGCAAGGCGCGCCTGCACGCGATGATCGCGAACCGGCCCGACTGGACCCTGTCGCGGCAGCGCCAGTGGGGCGTGCCGATGGCCTTTTTCGTGCACAAGGAAACCGGCGCGCTGCACCCCCGCACGCCTGAACTGATCGAGGCCGTGGCCAAGCTGATCGACGCCAGCGGCATCGAAGCCTGGCAGTCCCTGGACATTCGCGACCTGCTGGGTGACGAGGCCGACAGCTACGAAAAGAACCGCGACACGCTGGACGTGTGGTTCGACTCGGGCACCACGCACCAGACCGTGCTGCGCGGCTCGCATGCCGACCAGCTGGCCTTCCCGGCCGACCTGTATCTGGAAGGGTCGGACCAGCACCGCGGCTGGTTCCATTCGTCGCTGCTGACCAGCTGCATGCTCAATGGCACGCCGCCGTACAAGGCCCTGCTGACGCACGGCTTCGTGGTGGACGGCCAGGGCCGCAAGATGAGCAAGTCGATCGGCAATACGGTCGTGCCGCAGAAGGTGTCGGGCTCGCTGGGCGCCGAAATCCTGCGCCTGTGGGTGGCCACCACCGACTATTCGGGTGAACTGTCGATCTCGGACGAAATCCTGAAGCGCGTGGTGGAAAGCTATCGCCGCATCCGCAACACGCTGCGCTTCCTGCTGGCCAACGTCAGCGATTTCGACGTGACGACGCAGGCCGTGGCCAACGCCGATCTGTTCGAAATCGACCGCTATGCGCTGGCCTTGACGGCGTCGATGCAAAAAGAAGTGGACGCGCTGTACGGCCGCTACGAATTCCATCCGGCCACCGCGCGGCTGCTGGCCTTCTGCTCGGAAGACCTGGGCTCGTTCTACCTGGACATCCTGAAAGACCGTCTGTACACGACGGGTGTGGACAGCACGGCGCGCCGGTCGGCGCAGACGGCGTTGTGGCACATCACGCAGACGCTGCTCAAACTGATGGCGCCGATCCTGTCGTTTACGGCCGAAGAAGCCTGGGCGCTGGTCAAGCCGGAAGCGGTCACCATCTTTACCGAGACCTATCACGTCGTGCCGGCGCAGGCCGACAGCGACGCGCTGACGGCAAAGTGGCAGCGTATCCGCCAATTGCGTGCCGATGTGACCCGCAAGCTCGAAGAAGTCCGTACCGCGGGGGGCATCGGGTCGTCCTTGCAGGCCGAGATCGACCTGTACGCCAACCCCGATGACCACGCGATCCTGAGCAGCCTGGGCGATGACCTGCGCTTCGTGCTGATCGTGTCGCGCGCCACCGTGCACGCCGACACCGATGGCAATGCCAACAGCGACCTGCGCGTGGACGTCACACCGTCGTCGGCCACCAAGTGCGAACGGTGCTGGCACTGGCGTGACGACGTCGGGTCGGACCCCCAGCTGCCCGAGATCTGCGGCCGCTGCGTGTCTAACCTGGAAGGCCCGGGCGAGCCGCGGGTGGCTGCGTAA
- a CDS encoding bifunctional riboflavin kinase/FAD synthetase has product MRIFRGLPPPSLRQPCALTIGNFDGVHRGHQAMLAKVKAAADARGLVPTVMTFEPHPREYFANFHRRPELAPTRIAGLRDQLCALGRAGMQRVVVQRFNAHLASMPAQTFIDHLLLDGLQVKWLLIGDDFRFGAHRSGDLALLRENAARHGFDVESIGSVMEAGQRISSSAIRTALAVGDLDRATTLLGHPYSVSGHVIHGQKLGRTLGFPTLNLRISHNCPALSGIFVVQVHGLGPSPLPAVASLGVRPTVDDSGRVLLEVHVFDFSGNAYGKLVQVEFLKKLRDEEKYVDLPTLTAAIENDARQARAFFDADFLGQINPANAATDRI; this is encoded by the coding sequence CTGCGCATCTTCCGGGGCCTGCCGCCGCCGTCGCTGCGGCAGCCGTGCGCGCTCACGATCGGGAACTTCGACGGCGTCCACCGGGGCCATCAGGCCATGCTGGCCAAGGTCAAGGCCGCGGCCGACGCGCGGGGACTGGTCCCCACCGTCATGACGTTCGAGCCGCATCCGCGCGAATACTTCGCCAACTTCCATCGCCGCCCCGAACTGGCGCCCACCCGCATCGCCGGGCTGCGCGACCAGCTCTGTGCGCTGGGCCGCGCCGGCATGCAGCGCGTGGTGGTGCAGCGCTTCAATGCGCACCTGGCCTCCATGCCGGCGCAGACCTTCATCGATCATCTGCTGCTTGATGGCCTGCAGGTGAAATGGCTGTTGATCGGGGACGACTTCCGCTTTGGCGCGCATCGCAGCGGCGACCTGGCCCTGCTGCGCGAAAACGCCGCGCGTCACGGCTTTGATGTCGAGTCGATCGGGTCCGTGATGGAAGCGGGCCAGCGCATCTCGAGCTCGGCCATCCGCACGGCGCTGGCCGTGGGCGACCTGGACCGCGCAACCACCCTGCTCGGCCATCCGTACAGCGTCAGCGGTCACGTGATCCACGGCCAGAAGCTGGGCCGCACCCTGGGCTTTCCCACGCTGAACCTGCGCATTTCCCACAATTGCCCGGCGCTGTCGGGCATCTTCGTGGTGCAGGTGCATGGACTGGGTCCGTCACCGCTGCCTGCGGTGGCCAGCCTGGGCGTGCGCCCGACGGTCGATGACAGCGGACGCGTGCTGCTCGAAGTCCATGTCTTCGATTTCAGTGGAAACGCTTACGGTAAACTCGTCCAGGTGGAATTCCTGAAAAAACTGCGCGATGAAGAAAAATACGTCGATCTGCCGACCCTGACGGCAGCGATCGAGAACGACGCGCGCCAGGCCCGTGCGTTCTTCGACGCAGACTTCCTCGGCCAGATCAATCCGGCGAACGCCGCCACCGATCGAATTTGA